From the genome of Desulfofundulus luciae, one region includes:
- a CDS encoding Ldh family oxidoreductase, with protein MLLKKYPVDILAPFCRELMKAAGVPPEDAGVVTDVLIDASLEGIDTHGISRLPIYISRLRNGRINSRPQIKVDRTGAMAAVDGDNGLGQLVAVRSMKIAIELAGQYGVGFVTTKHSNHFGAASYYCKMATRWQMIGMAFTNSPPGIPPWGGRKPYFGTNPIAFAFPTNEYPVVVDMSSSTVARGNIILAAREGREIPLGWAIDAEGRPTTDPQKALGGAVLPVGGAKGYALALAVEVLSGILSGSAYGPGVGWIYDDSLEPANVGHCFLAIDVSRLMSLETFHKRMADMIQGVKAVPLAKGFEQILIPGERRRVKAKQRVREGIPVDENLLQELNQLAMELGVRTLES; from the coding sequence ATGCTTTTGAAAAAATACCCCGTGGATATATTGGCCCCATTTTGCCGGGAATTGATGAAAGCTGCTGGTGTGCCACCGGAGGATGCCGGGGTAGTCACCGATGTATTAATTGATGCCAGCCTTGAAGGTATTGATACCCATGGAATCAGCCGGTTACCAATTTATATTTCCAGGTTGAGAAATGGCCGAATCAATTCACGGCCTCAAATTAAAGTTGACCGTACTGGAGCGATGGCTGCAGTGGACGGGGATAACGGCCTGGGACAACTGGTGGCAGTGCGGTCCATGAAAATAGCCATCGAGTTAGCGGGACAATACGGCGTAGGGTTTGTGACCACCAAACACAGCAACCATTTCGGTGCCGCCTCCTACTACTGCAAAATGGCTACGCGGTGGCAAATGATAGGCATGGCGTTTACCAATTCTCCTCCGGGAATTCCTCCCTGGGGCGGGCGGAAACCTTATTTCGGCACAAACCCCATTGCCTTTGCCTTTCCTACGAACGAATACCCGGTGGTGGTGGATATGTCTTCTTCCACCGTGGCTCGGGGAAATATCATCCTGGCGGCCAGAGAAGGGCGAGAGATCCCGTTGGGTTGGGCTATTGATGCAGAAGGACGACCAACCACCGACCCGCAGAAAGCCCTGGGAGGGGCGGTGTTACCCGTAGGTGGTGCCAAAGGATATGCCCTGGCCCTGGCGGTGGAAGTGTTGTCCGGTATTCTTTCCGGTTCAGCTTACGGTCCCGGGGTAGGCTGGATTTACGACGATAGTTTGGAACCAGCAAATGTCGGTCATTGTTTCCTGGCCATAGACGTATCCCGCCTGATGTCGCTGGAAACGTTTCATAAGCGGATGGCTGATATGATCCAGGGAGTAAAGGCCGTACCTTTGGCCAAAGGGTTTGAACAGATTTTGATCCCTGGCGAAAGGCGGCGGGTCAAGGCCAAACAACGGGTAAGAGAAGGTATTCCGGTTGATGAAAACCTGCTACAGGAATTGAACCAGCTTGCTATGGAGTTGGGCGTCCGGACTCTGGAGAGCTGA
- the panC gene encoding pantoate--beta-alanine ligase, which yields MLICRTIKEIRDFVRQARSRGLTVGFVPTMGYFHEGHLTLMRRAKEACDVVVVSIFVNPLQFGPREDYDRYPRDLDRDVSLAREVGVDAIFHPSVEEMYPPGFTTHVDVEGLTECLCGLSRPGHFRGVATVVTKLFNIVRPDRAFFGQKDAQQALVIRRMVEDLNMDLEIVTVPTVREEDGLAMSSRNVYLSPEERRAATVLSRSLEAARRAYESGERDAGRLVELVRGMIAAEPRALVDYVEIRSVPDLKPVSRLDGPALLALAVRFGSTRLIDNLVLGSPDGVL from the coding sequence TTGCTCATCTGCCGCACGATAAAAGAAATCCGGGATTTTGTACGCCAGGCCCGTTCCCGGGGCCTGACCGTGGGCTTTGTCCCCACCATGGGCTATTTCCACGAGGGTCATCTCACCCTCATGCGCCGGGCAAAAGAGGCCTGTGATGTGGTGGTGGTCAGCATTTTCGTCAACCCGTTGCAGTTCGGCCCGCGGGAGGATTACGACCGCTACCCCCGCGACCTGGACCGGGATGTGTCCCTGGCGCGGGAAGTGGGCGTGGATGCTATCTTCCATCCCTCCGTGGAGGAGATGTACCCGCCCGGTTTTACCACCCATGTCGATGTCGAAGGTCTTACTGAATGCCTCTGCGGGCTTTCCCGGCCCGGTCACTTCCGGGGGGTGGCCACGGTGGTGACCAAGCTGTTCAACATTGTGCGCCCCGACAGGGCCTTTTTCGGTCAGAAAGACGCCCAGCAAGCCCTGGTCATCCGGCGTATGGTTGAAGACCTGAACATGGATCTGGAAATAGTTACGGTGCCCACGGTGCGGGAGGAAGACGGCCTGGCCATGAGTTCCCGCAACGTGTACCTGAGCCCGGAGGAAAGGCGGGCCGCCACCGTGCTTTCCCGAAGTTTAGAGGCTGCCCGCCGGGCCTACGAGTCCGGGGAACGGGACGCGGGCCGGCTGGTGGAACTGGTGCGGGGCATGATTGCCGCCGAGCCCCGGGCCCTGGTCGACTACGTGGAAATCCGGTCAGTTCCCGATTTGAAGCCGGTGTCCAGGCTTGACGGGCCGGCCCTTTTGGCCCTGGCCGTACGCTTTGGCTCTACCCGGTTAATCGATAACCTTGTGCTCGGCAGCCCGGACGGGGTGCTGTAG
- a CDS encoding Rossmann-like and DUF2520 domain-containing protein: MSKPSVAVVGCGKVGSALALLLKERGYPVVAVASRSPEPAQKLARSLGCRAYDRPWEAALKADLVFITTPDREIAPVSELIAREGGFRSGQVVAHTSGAHASSELHGVREAGALAVSIHPLQSFADVAGARENLPGSYFALEGDEAAIPVARQVVDDLQGHAFIIKAEDKPLYHAAACIASNYLVSLMHLATSVYGRFGLSRREAFEALYPLVRGTINNIRRVGPVEALTGPVARGDVPTIAGHLPALDRVGNRESRLYRLLGLYTIQVAREKGSIDAGQARQLEEVFMASANGEDVSKSKEVSS, from the coding sequence ATGAGTAAGCCTTCGGTGGCCGTAGTGGGATGCGGTAAAGTGGGCAGCGCCCTGGCCCTGCTTTTAAAGGAGCGGGGTTACCCGGTGGTGGCCGTGGCCAGCAGGAGTCCGGAGCCGGCCCAGAAACTGGCCCGGTCCCTGGGTTGCAGGGCGTATGACCGGCCGTGGGAGGCAGCGCTAAAGGCCGATCTGGTTTTTATTACCACGCCCGACCGGGAGATTGCCCCGGTGTCGGAACTTATTGCCCGGGAAGGGGGATTTCGTTCCGGCCAGGTGGTGGCCCACACCAGCGGTGCCCACGCATCCAGTGAACTGCACGGTGTCCGGGAAGCCGGCGCCCTGGCCGTGTCCATCCACCCGTTACAGTCCTTTGCCGATGTTGCGGGGGCCAGGGAAAACCTCCCCGGGTCCTACTTTGCCCTGGAGGGGGATGAGGCGGCCATTCCCGTGGCCCGGCAGGTGGTTGACGACTTACAAGGCCATGCCTTTATCATCAAGGCTGAAGATAAGCCCCTTTACCATGCGGCGGCCTGCATTGCTTCCAACTACCTGGTGTCTTTGATGCACCTGGCGACCAGCGTTTACGGCCGGTTTGGCCTCTCCCGGAGGGAAGCTTTTGAAGCGTTGTATCCCCTGGTGCGGGGCACAATAAACAATATCAGGCGGGTGGGACCGGTGGAAGCCCTTACGGGTCCGGTGGCCCGGGGAGATGTGCCCACCATTGCCGGGCACCTGCCGGCCCTGGACCGGGTGGGGAACCGGGAATCCCGGCTCTACCGCCTGCTGGGGCTGTACACCATCCAGGTGGCCAGGGAAAAGGGCAGCATTGATGCCGGGCAGGCCCGGCAACTGGAAGAGGTATTTATGGCTTCGGCCAATGGTGAAGATGTATCCAAATCCAAGGAGGTATCCTCATGA
- a CDS encoding sulfite exporter TauE/SafE family protein, with amino-acid sequence MLNIFSMLAAFVAGLLKTAFGIGAGVFLTPLLSLTMDPKTAVALMAPMMLITDFSTLGTHWKRWDKKQLLIILPGALLGTILGSYYLAGASPEKTKITIGTIAILFSTLQILRIKKEKLFTNIKFSPWQGSIISIAAGTASAIAHSGGIVLTIYLITQNLKKETFVATLVGFLLFADCLKIVMFSRLGILTLPLVKISLFLVPVLFLGSWAGSKLIKKISDKQFIIYINILVFLSGLILLIKH; translated from the coding sequence ATGCTAAACATCTTTTCCATGCTAGCCGCCTTTGTAGCAGGGTTGTTAAAAACTGCCTTCGGCATTGGCGCAGGGGTATTTTTAACTCCCCTGCTGTCTCTTACCATGGACCCCAAAACTGCAGTGGCTTTAATGGCACCCATGATGCTTATAACAGATTTTTCTACTTTGGGTACCCACTGGAAAAGGTGGGATAAAAAGCAGCTCTTGATAATATTGCCTGGCGCCCTATTAGGTACTATTTTAGGTAGCTATTACCTGGCCGGAGCTTCTCCCGAAAAAACAAAAATTACAATAGGAACTATTGCTATACTTTTTTCAACCCTTCAAATTTTACGTATAAAAAAAGAAAAACTTTTTACAAATATAAAATTCAGTCCATGGCAGGGTAGCATTATCAGTATCGCAGCAGGAACAGCTTCGGCAATAGCCCACTCAGGAGGTATTGTCCTTACCATTTATTTAATAACACAAAATTTAAAGAAAGAAACTTTTGTGGCCACTTTGGTGGGATTCCTACTCTTTGCTGATTGTTTAAAGATAGTAATGTTTAGCAGGCTGGGAATCCTCACTTTGCCCCTGGTCAAAATTAGTTTATTCCTGGTTCCGGTTTTGTTTTTAGGTAGCTGGGCGGGAAGTAAATTAATTAAAAAGATATCAGATAAGCAGTTTATTATTTATATTAATATTCTGGTCTTTTTAAGCGGGCTTATTTTATTGATCAAACACTAA
- a CDS encoding UxaA family hydrolase produces MTLKFMGYRRENGRVGVRNHVVILPLDDISNACAEAVANNVKGTIALPHHFGRLQFGRDLELFFRQLIGIGSNPNVAACIVIGIETSHWTTRVAEGIAKTGKPVAMFGIERYGDFNTIERASRKAKEFVHWASELQREECEIADLVVSVKCGESDTTSGLAANPTVGKVVERLTAAGASCSFGETTELTGGEHIVAARMRTPELREKFMALFNDYQALIMQEEADLLGSQPTQGNIIGGLTTIEEKALGNIQKIGNCMVDGVLESAEYIPPRTGKLWFMDTSSAAAEAVTLWAAGGAVIHLFPTGQGNVVGNPIVPVIKLSANPITVSTMSEHIDVDVSGVLRRELTLDQAADKLMEMIIRTANGRLTSAEVLGHREFVINKLYRSA; encoded by the coding sequence ATGACACTAAAATTTATGGGATACCGCAGGGAGAACGGCAGAGTGGGGGTCCGTAACCACGTTGTGATTTTGCCTCTCGATGATATATCCAATGCCTGCGCTGAAGCAGTGGCCAACAATGTAAAGGGGACTATCGCCCTCCCCCACCATTTCGGCCGCCTTCAGTTCGGTCGCGACCTGGAGCTTTTCTTCCGCCAGTTAATTGGCATTGGCAGCAACCCCAATGTGGCCGCCTGCATCGTCATCGGCATCGAGACTTCTCACTGGACCACCCGGGTAGCCGAGGGAATCGCCAAGACTGGCAAGCCCGTGGCCATGTTCGGGATTGAAAGATACGGTGACTTCAACACCATCGAGCGGGCTTCCAGAAAAGCCAAGGAATTCGTTCACTGGGCCAGCGAACTCCAGCGGGAAGAATGCGAAATCGCCGACCTGGTGGTCAGTGTGAAGTGCGGCGAGTCGGACACCACCTCCGGCCTGGCCGCCAATCCCACTGTAGGTAAAGTGGTGGAGCGGCTGACCGCGGCCGGTGCCTCCTGCAGCTTTGGTGAAACCACCGAACTGACCGGAGGCGAGCATATTGTTGCCGCCAGGATGAGAACCCCGGAACTGAGGGAAAAATTCATGGCCCTTTTCAATGACTACCAGGCCCTCATTATGCAGGAAGAAGCCGACCTCCTCGGCTCCCAGCCGACTCAGGGCAACATCATCGGTGGTTTGACCACCATTGAAGAAAAAGCGCTGGGCAACATCCAGAAGATCGGCAATTGCATGGTGGACGGCGTCCTTGAATCTGCCGAATACATTCCTCCGCGGACCGGCAAACTCTGGTTCATGGACACCTCCTCTGCGGCAGCGGAAGCCGTTACCCTGTGGGCGGCCGGCGGCGCCGTGATTCACCTCTTCCCCACCGGCCAGGGCAACGTCGTGGGTAACCCTATCGTCCCGGTCATCAAACTGTCGGCCAACCCCATTACCGTCTCCACTATGTCCGAGCACATTGACGTGGATGTATCCGGCGTGCTCCGCCGCGAACTGACCCTCGACCAGGCCGCCGACAAGTTGATGGAAATGATCATCCGCACCGCCAACGGCCGTCTGACTTCCGCCGAGGTCCTGGGTCACAGGGAATTTGTCATCAACAAACTATACCGCAGCGCATAA
- a CDS encoding UxaA family hydrolase, whose product MAVKFFVHHEKDTVGVAVADIKAGETATGWVMDTNAEITVTALNDIPLGHKIALCDFLPGDTVIKYGESIGKTTQAIKKGEHVHIHNLKTARW is encoded by the coding sequence ATGGCGGTAAAATTTTTTGTACACCACGAGAAGGATACCGTAGGAGTCGCGGTAGCCGATATCAAAGCCGGTGAGACCGCCACCGGCTGGGTGATGGACACCAACGCTGAAATCACCGTGACGGCCCTCAACGATATTCCCCTGGGCCACAAGATTGCTCTGTGCGATTTTCTCCCCGGCGACACTGTAATCAAATATGGCGAATCCATCGGCAAAACTACCCAGGCCATCAAAAAAGGGGAACACGTGCACATCCATAACCTGAAGACTGCGAGGTGGTAA
- the panD gene encoding aspartate 1-decarboxylase, which produces MFITLFKSKIHRATVTGANLNYMGSITIDRALLEAAGILPHEKVQVVNNNNGVRFETYVISGPRDSGVICLNGAAARLVQPGDTIIIISYAMMTPEEAAGFSPTVVMVDGQNRVVEIRREEVPGEVG; this is translated from the coding sequence ATGTTTATTACGCTCTTCAAATCTAAAATTCACCGGGCTACTGTAACCGGGGCCAACCTGAACTACATGGGCAGCATCACCATTGACCGGGCGCTGCTGGAAGCGGCCGGCATTTTACCCCACGAAAAGGTGCAGGTTGTCAACAACAACAACGGGGTCCGGTTTGAAACCTACGTCATCAGCGGGCCCCGGGATTCCGGCGTCATCTGTCTTAACGGTGCCGCCGCCCGGCTGGTGCAGCCCGGGGACACGATCATTATCATTTCCTATGCTATGATGACCCCGGAGGAAGCGGCCGGTTTTTCGCCCACGGTGGTCATGGTGGACGGGCAGAACCGGGTGGTGGAGATCCGGCGGGAGGAGGTACCGGGAGAGGTGGGCTAG
- a CDS encoding FadR/GntR family transcriptional regulator, whose protein sequence is MFVPVVSENTNRSQRIVAQIRSLVAEGKLKPGDRLPPERELAQLMNVSRTSVREAIQILATMGMVTIKKGQGIFIAQNDVTSLMNTLGELLVVKKDEIKDLLEVRKILETQAVSLAVERASDEEILALREIVEDALARITTNEVDPAYAREHDARFHGAIFSFTRNHVLIAIVSSLYHVYDRMRSRTTAIPGRAIQSIKDHQRIMEAISRRDKDTAVKAMLEHIQSVERVL, encoded by the coding sequence ATGTTTGTACCAGTAGTCTCAGAAAATACTAATCGTTCCCAGCGCATTGTGGCTCAGATTCGCTCGCTGGTTGCCGAAGGAAAACTAAAGCCCGGGGATCGCCTGCCTCCTGAACGAGAACTGGCTCAGTTGATGAATGTTAGCCGTACTTCGGTGCGGGAGGCTATTCAAATACTGGCCACCATGGGCATGGTGACCATTAAAAAGGGGCAGGGTATTTTTATTGCCCAAAACGATGTCACTTCGTTAATGAATACCTTGGGCGAATTGCTGGTGGTCAAAAAGGACGAAATCAAAGACTTGTTGGAAGTGCGCAAGATACTGGAAACACAGGCAGTCAGTCTGGCGGTGGAAAGGGCCAGCGATGAAGAGATCCTCGCCTTACGGGAAATAGTTGAGGATGCTCTGGCCCGCATTACCACCAATGAAGTTGATCCTGCTTATGCCCGGGAGCACGACGCCCGTTTTCACGGGGCTATTTTTAGCTTCACCCGGAACCATGTTTTAATTGCCATCGTCAGCAGCCTCTATCATGTCTACGACCGCATGCGCAGTCGTACTACAGCCATTCCCGGCCGGGCCATCCAATCCATCAAAGATCATCAGCGCATTATGGAGGCCATCAGTCGCCGGGACAAGGATACTGCGGTGAAAGCTATGCTGGAGCATATTCAAAGTGTGGAGCGGGTTCTGTAA
- the panB gene encoding 3-methyl-2-oxobutanoate hydroxymethyltransferase, producing the protein MSNQQVTTAYFREAKKTGRKITMLTAYDYPMARMVDEAGIDAILVGDSLGNAVLGYDSTIPVTMDDMVHHIKAVTRGVKRAMVIGDMPFMSYHISREEALRNAGRILQEGGAQAVKLEGGREVADTIRAMVSCGIPVMGHLGLTPQSIHQMGGYKVQGKDEAQAKKLLEDARAIQEAGVFAIVLECVPVPLAKLLTETLEVCTIGIGAGPHCNGQVLVTHDLLGMFLGKSPKFAKRYANLHEEIARALKAYREEVQSGAFPGPEHGFDMPEEVLSKLY; encoded by the coding sequence ATGAGCAACCAGCAGGTCACCACTGCGTATTTCCGGGAAGCAAAAAAGACCGGCCGGAAAATTACCATGCTCACGGCCTACGATTATCCCATGGCCAGGATGGTGGATGAAGCGGGGATTGATGCCATTTTAGTGGGAGATTCCCTGGGCAATGCCGTCTTAGGCTATGATTCCACTATTCCCGTGACCATGGACGATATGGTTCATCATATTAAAGCCGTTACCCGGGGGGTCAAACGGGCCATGGTTATCGGCGACATGCCTTTTATGTCCTACCACATTTCCCGGGAAGAGGCCCTGCGCAACGCCGGCCGCATCCTGCAGGAAGGAGGCGCCCAGGCGGTCAAGCTGGAGGGCGGCCGGGAGGTGGCCGATACCATCCGGGCTATGGTGTCCTGCGGCATTCCTGTGATGGGCCACCTGGGTTTGACGCCCCAATCCATTCACCAGATGGGCGGTTACAAAGTGCAGGGCAAGGACGAGGCCCAGGCGAAAAAACTTCTTGAGGACGCCCGGGCCATTCAGGAAGCAGGAGTTTTTGCCATTGTCCTGGAGTGTGTACCCGTCCCCCTGGCCAAACTGCTTACCGAAACCCTGGAGGTATGCACCATCGGCATAGGCGCGGGACCCCACTGCAACGGGCAGGTCCTGGTGACCCACGATCTGCTGGGGATGTTCCTGGGGAAGTCGCCAAAATTTGCCAAGCGTTATGCCAACCTCCACGAAGAGATTGCCCGGGCGCTCAAGGCCTACCGGGAGGAAGTGCAGAGCGGCGCCTTCCCCGGCCCGGAACATGGTTTTGACATGCCGGAGGAAGTGCTTAGCAAATTGTATTAA
- a CDS encoding AAA family ATPase, translated as MARKEKKQMVVVFDEFQEASRVAGREIYKKMRAHFQMHKNVSYLFLGSKEDLMKNIFASSKQAFYRFALILPIPPIPEDAWIEYIARKFASAGLKADEDSIREIVKLTGGHPQDTMIVCSEVYHFLLEASEKKLSLETVRIGYERALYALSPLFDRIIDELNGNPHSGKVLKRITRGERAYSRKEHPNEVKRAIDFLMAKGVIEKSGRGVYKFTEPMFQEYILRELS; from the coding sequence TTGGCCAGAAAAGAAAAGAAGCAAATGGTGGTGGTCTTTGACGAGTTCCAGGAAGCCTCTCGGGTCGCCGGCAGGGAAATTTACAAGAAGATGAGAGCGCACTTTCAAATGCACAAAAACGTGTCCTACCTTTTCCTGGGTTCCAAAGAAGACCTCATGAAGAACATTTTTGCCAGCAGCAAGCAGGCATTCTACAGGTTTGCCCTAATTCTTCCCATCCCCCCTATTCCGGAAGACGCCTGGATAGAATACATCGCCAGAAAGTTCGCCAGCGCAGGCTTAAAAGCTGACGAGGACAGTATAAGGGAAATTGTGAAGCTTACCGGAGGACACCCGCAAGACACCATGATTGTGTGCTCAGAAGTTTATCACTTCCTCCTCGAAGCTTCCGAAAAAAAGCTTTCCCTCGAAACCGTCAGAATTGGGTACGAGCGGGCGCTGTACGCGCTCTCCCCCCTGTTCGACAGGATAATTGATGAATTAAACGGAAACCCCCACTCCGGCAAGGTTTTAAAGAGAATTACCCGGGGGGAAAGAGCTTATTCCCGAAAGGAACACCCTAACGAGGTCAAAAGGGCTATCGATTTTTTGATGGCCAAAGGGGTCATCGAAAAAAGCGGGCGCGGAGTGTATAAATTTACTGAACCGATGTTCCAGGAATATATCTTGCGGGAACTATCTTAG
- a CDS encoding MFS transporter, whose product MRETRQREHIPLVQLALIQLLVLLPAYCLSAVLPLVEKQWGISHGEAGIMVAAFQAGYIAAALVALPLTDRIDARYVMAGGAILSTFTHTIFSLLARDALSGTLLRALAGAGLGGIYMPGIKVISLAPSSRGRAVGFYVSSYLVGTSLSFALTGALTAFLTWQEAYLVLAGVSFGAIALSLWLWRQPAAAFLPGTRKAKIPANSSGGDETPGLASQTGPPEPAQGIQQVETSQRNLAMVLVILAYAAHMWEMYGLRSWLTPFLTVVFQDRYAQATSLAATLTALSVMLGAPSTLAAGWLSDRLGRTGTALAIMLTSAACSFTMGWLLPASPWLLLPVGLVYSLTVTADSPIFSTGLAEIAPREKLGRIMAWQTFVGYIAATVSPAVFGLILDVYAGPAGWILAFSSLGAVVLVGAVLMFYLSFLPSSRAMGERPR is encoded by the coding sequence ATGCGCGAAACCCGGCAACGGGAACACATCCCACTGGTACAACTGGCTTTAATTCAATTGCTGGTACTGTTGCCGGCCTATTGTTTGTCGGCCGTCCTGCCCCTGGTGGAAAAGCAGTGGGGGATCAGCCACGGGGAGGCCGGGATAATGGTGGCCGCCTTTCAGGCCGGGTACATTGCAGCAGCCCTGGTGGCCCTCCCCCTCACCGACCGCATTGACGCCCGCTATGTGATGGCCGGAGGAGCCATTTTATCGACCTTCACCCATACCATCTTTTCCCTGCTGGCCCGGGATGCCTTATCGGGTACCCTGCTGCGGGCGCTGGCCGGTGCGGGCCTGGGAGGGATCTACATGCCCGGGATCAAAGTCATTTCCCTGGCCCCCAGTTCCCGCGGCCGGGCAGTGGGCTTTTACGTTTCCTCCTACCTGGTGGGCACCTCCCTTTCCTTCGCCCTCACCGGGGCCCTTACCGCCTTTTTAACCTGGCAGGAGGCCTACCTCGTTCTGGCAGGGGTAAGCTTTGGGGCCATTGCCCTTTCTCTCTGGCTGTGGCGCCAACCCGCAGCCGCCTTTTTACCCGGCACCCGGAAAGCAAAAATCCCGGCAAACAGTTCCGGGGGAGATGAAACACCCGGTCTTGCTTCGCAGACCGGGCCACCGGAACCGGCGCAGGGAATCCAGCAGGTTGAAACCAGCCAGCGTAACCTGGCCATGGTTCTGGTCATCCTGGCCTATGCGGCCCACATGTGGGAAATGTACGGGTTGCGTTCGTGGTTGACGCCCTTTCTTACCGTCGTTTTCCAAGACCGCTACGCCCAGGCCACTTCCCTGGCGGCCACCCTCACTGCCCTGTCGGTAATGCTGGGGGCTCCATCCACCCTGGCCGCCGGTTGGCTCTCAGATCGCCTGGGGCGCACGGGCACGGCCCTGGCGATCATGCTCACCAGCGCCGCCTGTTCATTTACCATGGGCTGGCTGCTACCGGCATCGCCGTGGCTGTTGCTGCCGGTGGGCCTGGTTTACAGCTTGACGGTTACGGCGGATTCACCGATATTTTCCACCGGACTGGCGGAAATCGCCCCCCGGGAAAAACTGGGCCGCATCATGGCCTGGCAGACCTTTGTGGGTTATATTGCCGCCACCGTGTCCCCCGCGGTTTTTGGGCTGATTCTTGACGTTTATGCCGGTCCCGCCGGCTGGATCCTGGCTTTTTCCAGCCTTGGTGCCGTGGTGCTGGTTGGAGCGGTGCTAATGTTTTATCTTTCCTTCTTGCCGTCAAGCCGGGCCATGGGCGAAAGGCCGCGGTAG
- a CDS encoding amidohydrolase family protein, whose protein sequence is MSLINLGPGQTLLIKASRIWRGTPSPPQEGLIYVQGGKVIAISAGNDPEEYLCTDHSREPVPVLELPNCTVVPGFIDCHVHLALDGRDFSRAQQQWTARGELLERVKADLTSTLERGIVAIRDGGDRAGIGLEVKQLVITGRLAGPLVLACGHALHRQGKYGSFLGPGLTPGELEKAVDSLARQGVDHLKILVSGIVSFSEYGRVGGPQFTREELQRIVYRARSRGLKVMAHASGDDAVRLAVEAGVDSIEHGYFISEESLHRMAAQGIAWVPTVIPVAGQVRGKLRAQYTAREIEVITRTWRRQVEMIKKALEMGVTLGVGTDAGATGVCHGQGFLEELLLYREAGLSPADILLAATRNGAAILGLEHLLGRIEPGRPAFLVAVEGNPWEDVSALARVKYVFRPARSFI, encoded by the coding sequence ATGTCTTTAATAAATCTTGGCCCCGGCCAGACCTTACTCATCAAAGCCTCCCGTATTTGGCGGGGCACGCCGTCCCCGCCCCAGGAAGGACTGATATATGTCCAGGGCGGGAAAGTAATAGCCATTTCCGCCGGTAATGACCCTGAGGAATACCTTTGCACAGACCATTCCCGAGAACCGGTACCCGTACTCGAACTCCCCAATTGCACTGTGGTCCCCGGCTTCATCGACTGCCACGTCCACCTGGCTCTGGACGGCAGGGATTTTTCGAGGGCGCAGCAGCAATGGACCGCCCGGGGGGAATTACTTGAGCGGGTGAAGGCGGACTTAACAAGTACCCTGGAACGGGGTATAGTAGCCATTCGGGATGGAGGAGACCGGGCTGGTATCGGTCTTGAAGTAAAACAACTGGTTATAACCGGCAGGTTGGCCGGGCCTCTGGTACTGGCCTGCGGGCATGCGCTGCACCGGCAGGGAAAGTACGGCTCTTTCCTGGGGCCAGGTTTAACCCCGGGGGAACTGGAAAAGGCGGTGGATTCCCTGGCCCGGCAGGGAGTGGACCACCTCAAGATCCTGGTATCAGGAATAGTAAGCTTCTCCGAGTACGGGCGGGTGGGCGGCCCCCAGTTCACCCGGGAGGAACTGCAACGAATAGTCTACCGCGCCCGCAGCCGCGGGCTAAAGGTCATGGCCCACGCCAGCGGGGACGATGCTGTTCGCCTGGCCGTAGAAGCCGGGGTGGATTCCATAGAGCACGGTTATTTCATCAGCGAGGAATCCCTGCACCGCATGGCCGCTCAGGGTATTGCCTGGGTGCCCACGGTAATCCCGGTGGCCGGCCAGGTGAGGGGAAAATTGCGGGCACAATATACGGCCCGGGAAATTGAGGTCATCACCCGCACCTGGCGGCGCCAGGTGGAAATGATCAAAAAAGCCCTGGAAATGGGCGTTACCCTGGGGGTGGGCACCGACGCCGGGGCCACCGGCGTATGCCACGGACAGGGCTTCCTGGAGGAACTGCTTCTTTACCGGGAAGCCGGCCTTTCCCCGGCGGATATTCTTCTGGCCGCCACCCGCAACGGTGCGGCCATCCTGGGACTGGAGCACCTGCTGGGCCGCATTGAACCGGGGCGGCCCGCCTTCCTGGTGGCCGTGGAAGGCAACCCCTGGGAGGACGTCAGCGCCCTGGCCAGGGTAAAATATGTATTCCGGCCCGCACGCAGCTTTATCTAA